CCTTCCAGCCACTCATAATTGGAGCACCAAGCCGGCGCTTCCagtccaccacctcctcctcctccccctcctggccgtcgtctccttccTGTGGCTCAGTCGTGGAGCTTTGTGCCGTCGAGGCGGTGGCCCGCGGCTGCCCCCGTCGCCGTGGGCGCTTCCGGTGATCGGGCACCTGCACCACCTCGCGGGCGCGCTCCCCCACCACGCCATGCGTGTCCTGGCGGCGCGCCACGGGCCGGTCGTGCTTCTTCGCCTCGGCGGGCTCCCCGTCGTGGTCGCCTCCTCCGCGGACGCCGCGCGCGAGGTGATGAAGGCGAGGGACATCGAATTCGCAAGGCGCCCCGTGACGCGGATGGTCCGGCTGGCCATACCCGAGGGCGCCGAGGGGATCATCTTCGCGCCCTACGGCGACGGGTGGAGGCAGACCCGCAAGATCTGCACCGTCGAGCTGCTCAGCTCCCGGTGCGTCCAGTCCTTCCGGCCCGTCCGCGAGGACGAGGCCGGGCGGCTCCTCCGCGCCGTGGCGTCGGCGGCTTCGGTGGTGAACCTGAGCGAGCTGCTGGCCGTGTACGCCGCCGACTCCTCGGTGCGCGCCATAATCGGGAGACGGTTCAAGGACCGGCACACGTTCCTGGCCATGCTGGAGCGCGGGCTCAAGCTGCTCGCCAACATGAGCTTGCCGGACCTGTACCCGTCGTCACGCCTCGCCTTGCTCGTCAGCCGGATGCCCGTCCGGATGAAGCAGCACCGGCAGGAAGTGGTCGCGTTCTTGGACGCCATGGTCCGGGAGCACGGGGAGAGCAGAGCGCCTGACGACGACAAGGAGGACCTGCTCGACGTGCTGCTGAGGATTCAGAGGGAAGGTGACCTGCAGTTTCCGGTCACCACCGACAACATCAAGTCCGTGGTCGGAGTAAGCACTGCGCACCCAGTTCCAGATCGACAAAAGAATCAAATGTCAATGCCATGGTGTTTCTGACTTTTTGTTCTCTGACAAAAGAATCAAAGATGGTAGCAAAGCTGCACTTTGACGTTCACGACAAGGTTAGTATGTAGTACAAAGTATTACCCAAATAAATGATCTTCTTCTCAGTGCAATGCCGTAGGGGCGGTTCTTCCCTACCGGTccagtttttttttatatatatttttctagCAACGACTGAAGTGCACTAGTAAAAAACACAGGAAAACAAACAATTTATCTCAGTGGAGTATCATGCTTTACAAGAGAAGCAATTCTGCTCTGGAGTTCAATTCGTTGCAAAGGAAAATGGAATCCACGAAGACGATGGGTGGGTCATTACGTACGTCCATGATGAGGGAACAAACATCTCTCAGGTAATTTATTAATATTAGTTGTGATCTTCAAAAGCACGCTACTTGATTATTTTCGTTCccatacatgtacttaattactGAAAACAACGTGTCCACAGGTGTACATTATCGACGCAAAAAGATTTTCAGACGAGCCAATAGCAAAAATTACTTTGCCCCAAAGGGTTTCATACGGTTTCCACGGAAATTATTTCTACCGTCGGTACTCGCAGTATGCGTATATAGTACGTGAATTTAAAAATCAGCGTACGAGCGGGTGTCCGGATAATTAGCGTGGAAAACGGATCTGGGAGATGGTGGGTCGAGTATATACGTAGGCACAAATCATGGCTGACtgcatcctcgtcctcatctagcCAGTTTGTCTTCGCATACAGAACACTAGTCCGCTCATCCACTTCCTGTCGCCGACGAGCTGGTGTATGCCAGGCCAtcgacggcggcgcggccaggccGTCGCGCTCGTGGCCCCGGCGACGGTGGCGCTGCCAGGCCCGCGCGTATCTGCCGCTAGGCCGTGTGCGCTGCCTCCGCCGGGCGGGCGGGCTTATCCAACTCGAGCGACGCCTCTGTTCTCGTGCGCTGAGTCGACAACGAACAGTCCATACCTCCTCTGAAATCTGAATTAGGATTACCGATTACAGCACCATCTATCCATTCGTGTGTTTCTCATTTAGTTTGTTGTCAATCCGTAGGCAGATCTCTTGCTCACTCGTGTTGCTTGTTTTTCCTGATCAAGAGCGCCTAGCCCCCCGTCTGTCATCTGTGTTGCTCATCCGTGTTTGCTTGTTTCCATCTCAATTCACTAATCCTTCTTGTTGTGATCGATTTGTTAATTCCAATTTAATATCCTTGCAGATTGCAGATCCGGTTGATTCCATTGATCTTGCTGCTATCGCACTACTACTTAAATCAAATCATCTTATCTTGGATACCAGGCGTTCTCTCCTTGCTTCTCTGCACTTGTCGTCGACAGTCACTATGAATTAAAAAGAGTATTCTTGGATACTATCTTTCAGAGAAGAGTATGTTTAGATATTTTTCCAGAGAAGTGTATGTTTAGATACTTTGTCACAGAAGAGTATGTTTAGATACTTTTTGAAAAAAGAGTATGTTTAGATACTTTATCACAGACGAGTATCATCGGATACTCTTTTCATAAATTAAGTATCATTCGATACTTCAATATGGTTGTATCACTCGATACGTTTTTAGATTATAGCAGTGGCAATACATTGTTCTACATTTTTTaccaaagtttgttctacatttTCCCATTTTTGGTGCAAGTATATTTCATACTACTACAGTATTAAATTTTTTTTTCTCTGAGTAATGTACTCTCATTACTCAGCGTTGATGTACGTATGTACATATACTCCCAAATAATGAAATAATTTTCTATGTATGTATACATACTTCcaaataattaaataatttaCTACGTACGTATACATACTCCCAAATGATACTACGTATGTATACATACTCCCAAATATTTAAATAAAAGATGATACGTTGTATGCATACATACTCCcaaataattaaataatttattttgtaTCGGAATATACAAAGTTATGCACGGAGGCATAACAGATGCAAGACGTTACTTATCGGATCCTACTCTGCACAAACCCAAATAATTAGCTCATATGGATAGAATCGAGTGGCATATTATGAAGGGAGTAGCTACTCCTGGGAGGCTGGGAGTATAAAAAATGCAATATATatctataggatagtagttatatatataaatatatatataaatatatatatatatatatatatatatatatatatatatatatatatatatatatatatatatagctggctataaaataacttattatgtagccactttgagttatgataattactatgttaatttacgagattatagtaattccttactaagtggtttactataacgttatgataaatatccccatgtgttatagtaattcaactatcgtaaatatgtattgatattatcgtaaattagtacataaaattattgtaaatggaggtggctacagaataacttattttgtagctggctactgaatatactctctctctctctctctctctctctctatatatatatatatatatatatatatatatatatatatatatatatatatatatatatatatatatatatatatatatatatatatatataatgtatttATTGTGAGGTTATTGGACGACTTGTAGTATGGAGATTTATTCAATGACCGTATAATATGTTCTTATTTATCTTGGAATCAAACTCTGTAACATCCCTGGACACAGACTGCTCGAACTCGTAATGCATAGGATGCTTGGAGACTTGCCCAATGACCATTGCAATGCGTTCCAATTTATTTTGGGATCAAACTCTTGACCGTGTCTGGACACACTACTCTAACCTGTACAGATACGGAGGAGAGAGTGGATGATCACAAAAACAAGTGTTACTTTAATGTCACTATATACTATTATCttttaaaaaaacaaacaaactatGGTTCGTACTTGAAAACGTATGCAGACACCTCCTTTCCGTAAGtacagaacaaataaataaaacttTAACCTTTCGCGTGTACATCTCTTCCACATATCCTCGATGAAGATAGCATGACacgtatactccctccgttcacaAAAGAATACAACTATAAAAATTATGCCAATCAGACTAGTTTAAGTTTTATCAGATTTATAAtaaatagtactccctccgttccttaatataagacatatagtttttagcaccaatattaacgcacggcttgggaaatgatgtgagaccgaggaaaaaagagaaaatcaggtcatcttctctctcccaatcagattgcttcctaaatctaagggattggttggggcatatactatgtacggtgggaaggtttccaaaTTAATCGccgtgggagctgatacgtacctatattttgaaattttctttagaaatctatatggcttatattaaggaacggagggagtattaataTTTGTGTCTCCAATAAAATTGATTAAAAATATATATTCCATAATTACCCTAATGGTACTTATTTCATACCATGAGTGTTAATacattttttttatataacttaGTCAAAATTCCATcggtttgacttctcgaaaaaagAGTATAACATTATTAACTTAGATTCCACAATCTATCTATCCAAAGCGAGGCCGAAGTTGTGCAGGCGCAGAGCAGATATCCTTGATCCCCATGAATTTCACCAAAAAGTCATAGAGTTTACTCTTATTGCCATTGAAAACAACCATAATAATAGTGTAATCAAATACATATGTAAGTTACAGCGTGCCAGGCTACCAGCAATGCAAGTAACTTCATCAACTCATGGGTTAATTTATTAGACATAGAAGATTGAATTATAACTCATGCCAGTAGAATTAAACACCATTTTAACTATAGCTCCGTTACAGATACTGAGCCGAAATCAACTACACTTTCTCATATAAAACCCAtccaggactcaagctccaacacaaTTCTACGCCAAGCAACTCAAAACACCACCACTGCTTTGGATAAACAATGGCCAAGCTCGCCACCTTCATTGTTATCCTCCTGATCGCTGTGGCAGTGGCGTCCATTCCGCCCGCGCACGGCGCTCGCACCCTGGAGACCGTGGCACACGTGAACCTACCGGCGGTCGTCGCTTCTTCGCCCACAACGGAGATCACCTTGGACATCACATCAGAAGAGGAGGCGGAGGGTCCTACTGCGCCGGGGCCTGATACGGTGCACTACTATGATGATAAAACACCCATAACAGGACCGTTGTAGATCGCTTCTGTTCTGTCATATAGTTTTGACGACGACCATACTGTCCGGTGTCCAGCATATATTTGTTAAGTTGCGTCAACCATGTAAATGGCGTTCAAATAATGTCGAGCACGATGATAATCAATTTGCTCTAGGGTAGGTTTTCCGGAGCTGAAGCGGAGCTGCTGAGCCCCGTTCCACCCCGCGCCGGCGGCCATCCTGGCCCCGACGCCCACCACAGCCCTCGCCGCCGACCCTCCACCGGCAGACTCCCTAGCTCTGGCGCCGTCCGTTGGCCTTGATGTTGTGCCTTGGCCCTGGCTGGACGACGGAGCCTCCTTGCCCGGCCGCCGGGCGTTCTCGTCGTATGGGCGTCTAGTTGGGAGGCCGTCCTCCTTGCTTGGTCATCAATCGGGATGATGGCCTAGCGGTGCCTTGGCTATCGCCGTCAATCCCTTCGCCAAGGATGAGGATCTTGGCCGGGATCTAGCAAGTTCTGGTGAGTCCTGCACCCTCTTCCTGCTCTGCCCCCTGTTTGTTGTCCGTGGCGGCGTCTCTGCCGCCATTGCCGGTTGAGCTCCCGGGGCTATCCTCTGAGCCGGGGCGTAAAGTTCAGTCTGATGTTTGGAGTCGTCTGCAAAGGCCTATCTCCTGGCCAGATTTAGGCTCTGATTCGTTTGCGCTTGTGGTCTGTCGGCCTCATTCTTTTGCGCAAGTTCAAGCTCTGTCCTGTTTCTGTCGGCCTCATTCTTTAGGCCACCGTTGGCGGCTCTGCCCCCCATTTCAAGGTTTCGTGCCTCAGTGATCGTACCTTCAAGTTCTCTGTTTCTTCCAAGCCTGTGGCTCCACCGCTTGTGCCGGCCCCGTCAATTCCTTTGAGTTTCATTCTTGCGAACGTACTCCTCAGGCGAGATACTTAATGCGTTAGCTACAGCACTGCACGGGTCGAGTCGCACGGCCTTTTCCCGTGATCTTTTCTCCCTGTTCTTTCACCTCTGGGGCAATGGCGGTCCGAACTGTAAGATGGAGTTTCGTTTGTTCCAAGAAGAAGAGCGGGTTTCCTGGACGGATGTCCAAAGCCCCATGACTAGAAAAAATATTTTGCTGATGTGGTTAAATCTCCCCCTCTGTCTGGCACCAATCTTGAGCCCATTGAGAAGCCAAAAATTTCAAAACAGCTGAGGGACCGCCTTCTCTTTCCTCGGCGCTCGGCCTTTGAGCGCCTCCCTGCCATTAACTCTGGCCCATTTAATCAACCGCATGCCGGCTTCCCTCGGTTGGCCGTGGCCTGCTCGAGCTGCCTCGCGGCGGGTCACCCTAGAGTCAAATGCCGCCAACCAATCCGATGTCGTGCGTGTATGGGTCGGGGACACATCGCTGCGCTTTGTCGTGTCCCCCCTCTAATTGACCAGCGACAGCAATCTACTGCATTCAAGGCCAAGGCCAAAGCTGTCGTCCATAATAACGCTGGGCTCTTCCATTCTCTTTGTGCTGATAGGCCCTCGGCCTCCAACCGCCGGTGTTTAACACATTTTGGAAGCTTTTCAAGGCCTTTCCGCTGAATCCGGCAGGGGCT
The nucleotide sequence above comes from Miscanthus floridulus cultivar M001 chromosome 18, ASM1932011v1, whole genome shotgun sequence. Encoded proteins:
- the LOC136524164 gene encoding premnaspirodiene oxygenase-like, with protein sequence MSISENCPSEKSAFICYLTNATHNWSTKPALPVHHLLLLPLLAVVSFLWLSRGALCRRGGGPRLPPSPWALPVIGHLHHLAGALPHHAMRVLAARHGPVVLLRLGGLPVVVASSADAAREVMKARDIEFARRPVTRMVRLAIPEGAEGIIFAPYGDGWRQTRKICTVELLSSRCVQSFRPVREDEAGRLLRAVASAASVVNLSELLAVYAADSSVRAIIGRRFKDRHTFLAMLERGLKLLANMSLPDLYPSSRLALLVSRMPVRMKQHRQEVVAFLDAMVREHGESRAPDDDKEDLLDVLLRIQREGDLQFPVTTDNIKSVVGNQRW